The Thermotoga sp. Ku-13t DNA segment CCATCAGTTTCTATGAAGAAAAAGGCATCTGGGGTGTGAGGATCGGCAATCTGTGCTTCGAGATGCTCAACGCCACACCCTCGAACGTGAGAGAAAGGCTGAACATCAAACCGGGTGAGCTTCCTTACTTTCTGGTCCCAAAGCCGGTGAACGTCTCAAGATGAGCAATTCGCTGTCACCGTAAGTCCTCTGCTTGATCAGCTCGAAGCGATCCGGGATCGCCACCTTCTCTCTTTTCGACTTTTCCACGACGATCGTCTCTGCCACGTCTTTTCCTGACAAAAGTTTCAGCGCTTCGCTCACAAAGTCCAGATCGTACGGTGGATCCAAAAAAACTACATCGAATCTCTCCATGTTCTTTTCAAGGAACCTTCTGTAATCCATGCACAGCACTGTGAGATCCACGCCGAGCCTCTGGGCGTTTTTCCTCGCGATCTGAACGGCGAGCTTCGAAACGTCGACCGCCACGGCTCTCCTGGCGCCTCTGCTGATCGCCTCGATGGAGACCACGGCGCTGCCACAGAAGAGCTCCAGA contains these protein-coding regions:
- a CDS encoding RsmD family RNA methyltransferase, with the protein product MLQITGGSLRGRKIEPVPDPRTRYTSSMVRQALFSMIDVSGKSFLELFCGSAVVSIEAISRGARRAVAVDVSKLAVQIARKNAQRLGVDLTVLCMDYRRFLEKNMERFDVVFLDPPYDLDFVSEALKLLSGKDVAETIVVEKSKREKVAIPDRFELIKQRTYGDSELLILRRSPALGPESKEAHPV